Part of the Elusimicrobiota bacterium genome is shown below.
AACAAAAGCCGTTGCTCGGCCGAAAGCCGAAGGCGCAGGTCCGCCCAAGCGTGAAACAACCCCATCAGAAAACACCCCGTCAGATTCACCGTCCACGTGGCCCAAAACCCGCGAATCGAAGCCTGGCCGAAGCCCTGGGCCACCCCGTAACGCCCGAGCCCGCCCGCCACGCTGCCGATCACCAACGCCAAAAGTCCCCGAAGCATCTCAGGCCGTATAGGTCCGGTTCGGGGAGACGACAAGCCCCACCCGCCGATCGTGAGGTCGTCGGGGAAGCCGCAAAACGATTTGCTCGTCAAACGCCAAGCCGACCGACCGCGCGCGTCCGCGCGCCAGGAAACGATCGTAATACCCGCCGCCCGCCCCCAACCGGTCGCCGGCGGGCGTAAACGCCCGGCCCGGAACCACGAGCAAATCCCGGGGACCCAACGGTCGTTCCGGGCCACGCGGACCGCCCGGTTCCAAAATCCCGTGGACGTTTCGAACGCGGGGCCCTCGAACCGGCCAGACGGCGAAGCGCAGGGTTTTGGTCGGGGGGTCCACCACCGGCGCCAGAACGATTTTGCCCAAGCGACGGCACAAAGCGATCAAGGGCGCCGTGTCCAATTCGCCCGGACGGGTCAGGTAAACCGCCACGGCGGGCGCCTGGGCAAAGACCGGAAGGCGGGACAGGCGGCGCGCCACCGCCCCGGCGCAATCTCGACGGCGCGCGGCGGGAAGGCAACGAAGCGTGTCGCGAAAATGCCGCCGGAGAAAATCCT
Proteins encoded:
- a CDS encoding CrcB family protein; translation: MLRGLLALVIGSVAGGLGRYGVAQGFGQASIRGFWATWTVNLTGCFLMGLFHAWADLRLRLSAEQRLLLMSGFCGAFTTFSAFALDTAGLVRDGHLFSAVGYVASSVVLGLGMFYAGAWLGR
- a CDS encoding 5-formyltetrahydrofolate cyclo-ligase; this encodes MARAAARPMTGEDVRHKDFLRRHFRDTLRCLPAARRRDCAGAVARRLSRLPVFAQAPAVAVYLTRPGELDTAPLIALCRRLGKIVLAPVVDPPTKTLRFAVWPVRGPRVRNVHGILEPGGPRGPERPLGPRDLLVVPGRAFTPAGDRLGAGGGYYDRFLARGRARSVGLAFDEQIVLRLPRRPHDRRVGLVVSPNRTYTA